One genomic segment of Chitinophaga sancti includes these proteins:
- the lysA gene encoding diaminopimelate decarboxylase — protein MPKQSDVLSTDFLVKVAEEFGTPVYIYHAEKIAIQYEKLKDAFQKTDARFFYACKALTNINILKYINSLGCGLDTVSINEVQLGLKAGFEPKNIIFTPNCVDLDEIVAAKDLGVNINIDNISILEQFGNRFGDSYPICIRLNPHIMAGGNYKISTGHVDSKFGISIHQIRHIERIVKSTKLKVTGLHMHTGSEIKDVDVFLRGVDIMFELAVNFPDLEFIDLGSGFKVAYQQGDPETDIQLLGKKLSDAFNKFSKTYNRPLQVWFEPGKFLVSQSGYFVVKANVIKQTTATVFVGVNSGFNHLIRPMFYDAFHLIKNISNPKGTERIYTVVGNICETDTFGWDRKLNEVKEGDLLVFYNAGAYGFEMSSNFNSRFKPAEVLIKDGKAQLIRRRDTFDDLLKNQIEL, from the coding sequence ATGCCTAAGCAAAGCGACGTTTTGTCTACTGACTTCCTTGTCAAAGTAGCGGAAGAATTTGGAACTCCGGTATATATATACCATGCGGAAAAGATTGCCATCCAGTACGAAAAGTTAAAGGACGCCTTCCAAAAGACGGACGCACGCTTTTTCTATGCCTGTAAGGCGCTCACCAACATCAACATCCTGAAGTACATCAACTCCCTGGGCTGCGGTCTGGACACCGTGTCTATCAACGAAGTCCAACTCGGTCTCAAGGCAGGATTCGAACCTAAAAACATCATCTTTACCCCTAACTGCGTAGACCTCGACGAAATCGTAGCTGCCAAGGACCTGGGTGTAAACATCAATATCGACAACATCTCCATCCTGGAGCAATTTGGCAACCGCTTTGGTGACTCTTACCCAATCTGCATCCGCCTGAACCCACACATCATGGCTGGCGGTAACTACAAGATCTCCACAGGTCACGTAGACAGTAAGTTCGGTATCTCCATCCACCAGATCCGCCACATTGAGCGCATCGTAAAGAGCACCAAACTGAAAGTAACCGGCCTGCATATGCACACCGGCTCTGAAATCAAGGATGTAGATGTATTCCTCCGTGGGGTAGATATTATGTTCGAACTGGCAGTGAACTTCCCTGACCTGGAATTCATCGACCTGGGTAGCGGCTTCAAAGTGGCTTACCAACAGGGCGACCCTGAAACCGACATCCAGCTGCTGGGCAAAAAGCTTTCCGACGCTTTCAACAAGTTCAGCAAAACATACAACCGCCCTCTGCAGGTATGGTTCGAACCGGGTAAATTCCTGGTAAGCCAGAGCGGTTACTTCGTGGTAAAAGCAAATGTGATCAAGCAGACCACTGCTACCGTGTTCGTAGGTGTGAACTCAGGTTTCAACCACCTGATCCGCCCAATGTTCTACGATGCTTTCCACCTGATCAAAAACATCTCTAATCCAAAAGGAACCGAACGGATCTATACCGTAGTAGGTAACATCTGCGAAACGGATACTTTCGGCTGGGATCGTAAACTGAACGAAGTAAAAGAAGGCGATCTGCTGGTATTCTACAACGCAGGAGCTTACGGGTTTGAAATGTCTTCCAACTTCAACTCCCGTTTCAAACCTGCCGAAGTGCTGATAAAAGATGGTAAAGCCCAACTCATCCGCAGAAGGGATACTTTCGACGACCTGCTAAAAAATCAGATCGAGTTATAA